From a region of the Chloroflexota bacterium genome:
- a CDS encoding response regulator — MNNPATILIIDDLAVARASMNAVLQGEGYHLVFAENGLSGIAQALELLPDTILLDVMMPDMDGFEVCRQIRANPLLAEIPVVMVTALDDRESRLQGLRAGADDFLSKPIDSLELKTRLQTITRLNRYRRLQDERRQVERLNQEIIDAYNAGIEAWSRALDLRDKETEGHSKRVTEMTVRIAEALGITGDDLTQIWRGALLHDIGKMGIPDAILHKPGPLTAEEWVVMQKHPTYAYELLRPIHYLEPALDIPYCHHEKWDGSGYPRGLQAEEIPLAARIFALADVWDALRSDRPYRAGWPVEQIREHIAGLAGSHFDPALVPLFLQLVEEAPQPVLLQQYAPATLR, encoded by the coding sequence GTGAATAATCCTGCAACAATCCTCATCATTGACGATCTCGCAGTTGCACGCGCTAGTATGAATGCTGTGCTTCAAGGTGAGGGTTATCACTTAGTTTTTGCTGAAAATGGCCTATCGGGGATTGCCCAAGCCCTCGAATTATTGCCAGATACTATTTTACTTGACGTAATGATGCCGGATATGGATGGTTTTGAAGTTTGTCGCCAAATTCGCGCTAACCCGTTGCTCGCCGAAATTCCGGTGGTTATGGTGACCGCCTTGGATGATCGTGAATCGCGCTTGCAAGGCTTACGCGCTGGAGCCGACGACTTTCTGAGCAAACCAATTGATAGCCTTGAACTAAAAACCCGCTTGCAAACGATCACTCGCCTGAATCGTTATCGGCGTTTGCAAGATGAGCGTCGCCAAGTCGAGCGCCTGAATCAAGAAATTATCGATGCCTATAATGCGGGCATTGAGGCTTGGTCGCGAGCCTTGGATCTGCGCGATAAAGAAACTGAGGGCCATAGCAAGCGCGTGACTGAAATGACGGTGCGCATCGCCGAGGCCTTGGGGATTACTGGCGACGATCTAACCCAAATTTGGCGTGGTGCGTTGCTGCACGACATCGGTAAAATGGGTATTCCCGATGCAATTTTACATAAACCTGGCCCATTGACTGCCGAAGAATGGGTTGTGATGCAAAAACACCCAACCTACGCCTACGAGTTGCTGCGGCCAATCCATTATTTAGAGCCAGCTTTAGATATTCCCTATTGTCACCACGAAAAATGGGATGGCAGCGGCTACCCGCGTGGCTTGCAAGCTGAAGAAATTCCTTTGGCGGCGCGAATTTTTGCTTTGGCTGATGTGTGGGATGCCTTGCGGTCCGACCGACCATACCGTGCAGGCTGGCCGGTCGAACAAATTCGTGAACATATTGCTGGGTTGGCGGGCAGCCATTTTGATCCAGCCTTAGTGCCACTGTTTTTACAATTAGTTGAAGAAGCGCCGCAGCCCGTATTGTTGCAACAGTATGCCCCAGCTACGCTTCGCTAG
- a CDS encoding PAS domain S-box protein, which translates to MTCYANESLLELQLKQQVSLLETELQHVRSHTAKLQALIDHTESLIWSIDSSQHLIMSNRTFHDYLHQWYDQHIELGQPMSMLQLPKPIAKPWNEAYRRALQGEAFAQEFVHHYAGATRYYEFHFAPILDEQRVVQGVNISGRDISSRRLAEVMLRSSEARYRAINEAAPYGVFFCDTQGQCVYANTALLHMLEVKLEDVLGDAWMEFLHPKDASGSDSFWHDLALSVNQQPIPSILFDQTVRLHTKLNQLIWLRLRISPVIEAGVLCGFVGITDDLSALKKAETAAQAKQHFIQKIADTLPSQLFIYDRASASLIYTNEVSRQWFKSLNIDPSDMNTIRPLFHPDDHAIIRKTLQGRTVTSSDPQLIIDFECRLRSPEGIYRYFALRMTPFVIDADGTVSQLLGVASDITERKLQEQQIRQLNEQLEQRVVERTQELAQSYRFQRTMIQHAPSIIISLDAGGVVRGFNRAAEFEFGYQETELLGRPFPTKLFDRSDLRYRWETEQHRNRGLFYSDLDILLAEARRGVAEPHEWQAIHRSGSRFPLELTITPLLHADVLEGFLLIGNNIAARKRTEEEFHLLYRTTRSVSEAADFNSALEVVLRNICAAIGWDLSVAWVPSANQDFLALAPIRWSSNERFQHFYQYLQSLELPQGAGLAGRVWQTKHSASYALEHDHWTEGNLNQRGYELAQQVGLQSAVAVPILANDQVVAILEFFRSSRGVDHERTTNLISVIATQLGTLFQRKHAEMQLRQSEAKNRALLAAMPDLMIRFTAQGEILDYHTNDPSDLFLPQEAMIGAKAQNQLPQPQVVNILSATQRAIATNSTQNVEYELTLPKGNTVFEARIAPSANDEVVMVIRNITERKRIEQTLQQQTDELSIANAELAKAARLKDEFLASMSHELRTPLTGILAFTEALRYDQYGALNQAQAQALQQIDENSRHLLDLINDILDLSKIEAGKLTINHQTMLIDEICQASIRMVQKLAQNKQLELLYEPCAADAMLCADSRRLKQMLVNLLSNAVKFTPAGGRIGLSVKLDSQLHQVELTVWDTGIGINTQDIPKLFRPFSQLDSKLSRQYAGTGLGLALVYHMANLHGGRVELQSEVGIGSQFRLVLPWYGNAEIVESTEQSMLLAVTEDRILNMQLAAYAEQLGLAIRFCKPYFDLEGYLQQPNQTMIYDLRQTSLSQQLFEQLRRQTAEHPVILFCDQDFKLDLTIPAHWHCMYQPLNQARLLNALQYIDSRYQLLQKWPINQTKQILFAADNLANSLLIRDFLSEFGWNVNLVYNQHDIYEAIANQPIDLLMLDLQLAGGDALQMVNTIRRHKRYYDLPIIALSALAILDQPQLAEQADTVLYKPLNLVELERLINTLCNQQRSLDRE; encoded by the coding sequence ATGACCTGTTATGCCAATGAATCGCTGCTGGAACTCCAATTAAAGCAACAAGTCAGCCTGCTTGAAACCGAACTTCAGCATGTTCGCAGCCATACTGCCAAACTCCAAGCCTTGATTGACCATACTGAGAGCCTGATTTGGTCGATTGATAGTAGCCAACATTTAATTATGAGCAACCGCACCTTTCACGATTATTTGCATCAATGGTACGACCAACATATTGAGCTAGGCCAGCCAATGAGTATGTTGCAATTACCCAAACCAATTGCTAAGCCGTGGAATGAAGCCTATCGCCGCGCTTTGCAAGGTGAGGCGTTTGCCCAAGAATTTGTGCATCACTATGCTGGAGCCACTCGTTACTATGAATTTCACTTTGCGCCAATTCTCGATGAACAGCGAGTGGTGCAGGGAGTTAATATTTCGGGCCGCGATATTAGCAGCCGCCGTTTGGCCGAAGTGATGTTGCGCAGCAGCGAAGCACGCTATCGGGCAATTAACGAGGCTGCTCCGTATGGGGTCTTTTTCTGCGATACCCAAGGCCAATGTGTCTATGCCAATACTGCGCTTTTGCATATGCTCGAAGTTAAGCTCGAAGATGTGTTGGGCGATGCTTGGATGGAGTTTTTACATCCCAAAGATGCCTCTGGTAGCGATAGTTTCTGGCACGATTTGGCGCTTTCGGTCAATCAACAGCCGATTCCTAGCATTTTGTTTGATCAAACGGTGCGTTTGCATACCAAGCTAAACCAATTAATTTGGTTACGTTTGCGCATTTCGCCAGTGATTGAGGCTGGCGTTCTGTGTGGCTTTGTTGGCATCACCGATGATCTCAGTGCCTTGAAAAAAGCTGAAACTGCGGCCCAAGCCAAGCAGCATTTTATTCAAAAAATTGCCGACACCTTGCCATCGCAACTATTTATTTACGATCGTGCTTCGGCCTCGTTGATCTATACCAACGAAGTGAGTCGTCAATGGTTCAAAAGCTTAAACATTGATCCTAGTGATATGAACACCATTCGGCCCCTCTTCCACCCTGACGATCATGCTATCATCCGAAAGACCTTGCAAGGACGTACAGTTACTAGCAGTGATCCCCAATTAATTATTGATTTTGAATGTCGCTTACGCTCACCAGAAGGCATCTATCGCTATTTTGCTCTACGTATGACCCCTTTTGTAATCGATGCTGATGGTACAGTTTCACAATTATTGGGCGTGGCGAGCGATATTACTGAACGTAAATTACAAGAGCAGCAAATTCGGCAATTGAACGAGCAGCTTGAACAACGTGTTGTCGAACGAACCCAAGAGTTAGCTCAATCGTATCGGTTTCAGCGCACTATGATTCAACATGCACCTTCAATTATTATTTCGCTTGATGCTGGCGGCGTGGTGCGTGGCTTTAATCGTGCGGCTGAATTTGAGTTTGGCTATCAAGAAACTGAATTATTAGGCCGTCCCTTCCCGACTAAATTATTTGATCGCTCCGATTTGAGGTATCGCTGGGAGACCGAGCAACATCGCAATCGTGGCTTGTTCTATTCCGATTTGGATATTTTGCTGGCCGAGGCGCGGCGTGGCGTAGCTGAGCCTCACGAATGGCAAGCCATCCATCGTTCTGGCTCACGCTTTCCGCTTGAATTAACCATCACGCCGTTGTTGCATGCCGATGTGCTCGAAGGCTTTTTGCTGATTGGTAATAATATTGCTGCTCGCAAACGCACCGAAGAAGAATTTCATTTACTCTATCGCACAACCCGCTCGGTTAGTGAGGCTGCTGATTTTAATAGTGCGCTCGAAGTGGTGTTGCGCAACATCTGTGCAGCAATTGGCTGGGATTTGAGTGTAGCCTGGGTTCCGAGTGCCAACCAAGATTTTTTGGCGCTAGCCCCGATTCGCTGGAGCAGCAACGAACGTTTTCAGCATTTTTATCAGTACCTTCAAAGTTTGGAATTGCCGCAAGGCGCTGGTTTGGCTGGGCGGGTCTGGCAAACCAAACACTCGGCCAGCTACGCGCTTGAGCACGATCATTGGACTGAAGGCAATCTTAATCAACGTGGCTATGAATTAGCCCAGCAAGTTGGGCTTCAATCGGCGGTTGCTGTGCCAATTTTGGCCAATGATCAAGTTGTGGCAATTTTGGAGTTTTTCCGTAGTAGTCGCGGGGTTGATCACGAACGCACCACTAATTTGATTTCCGTGATTGCAACTCAGTTAGGTACGCTGTTTCAACGCAAGCATGCCGAAATGCAACTGCGCCAGAGCGAAGCCAAAAATCGAGCGCTACTGGCGGCGATGCCCGATTTGATGATTCGCTTTACGGCTCAAGGCGAAATTTTAGATTATCACACCAATGATCCCTCGGATCTCTTTTTGCCCCAAGAAGCAATGATTGGGGCAAAAGCCCAGAATCAACTGCCTCAACCGCAAGTTGTGAATATTCTGAGTGCTACCCAACGGGCGATTGCGACCAATAGCACCCAAAATGTTGAGTATGAATTGACCTTGCCCAAGGGTAATACCGTATTTGAGGCACGGATTGCGCCAAGTGCTAACGATGAGGTCGTGATGGTGATTCGCAATATTACTGAGCGCAAGCGGATTGAACAAACCTTACAGCAGCAAACTGATGAATTAAGTATTGCCAATGCCGAGCTAGCCAAAGCAGCACGGCTCAAAGATGAATTTTTGGCTAGTATGAGCCATGAACTACGCACACCCTTAACTGGAATCTTAGCCTTTACCGAAGCTTTGCGCTACGACCAATATGGAGCATTAAACCAAGCTCAAGCGCAAGCATTGCAACAAATTGATGAAAATAGCCGCCATTTGCTCGATTTGATCAACGATATTCTTGATCTTTCCAAAATTGAGGCTGGTAAACTAACGATTAATCATCAAACAATGCTGATTGATGAAATTTGCCAAGCCAGCATTCGTATGGTGCAAAAATTAGCCCAGAATAAACAACTTGAATTATTGTATGAACCATGTGCCGCCGATGCGATGCTTTGTGCCGATTCACGCCGCCTAAAACAAATGTTGGTCAATTTATTAAGCAATGCGGTGAAGTTTACGCCAGCAGGTGGTCGAATTGGTTTATCAGTCAAGTTGGATAGCCAATTACATCAGGTTGAATTAACCGTTTGGGATACTGGAATTGGCATCAATACTCAGGATATTCCAAAATTATTTCGGCCATTTTCGCAGCTTGACAGCAAACTTTCACGCCAATATGCAGGCACTGGCTTAGGTTTGGCCTTAGTGTATCATATGGCCAATTTGCATGGCGGACGAGTTGAATTGCAAAGTGAGGTTGGAATTGGTAGTCAGTTCCGCTTGGTGCTACCGTGGTATGGCAATGCTGAAATTGTTGAGTCAACCGAGCAATCGATGCTGTTGGCGGTGACCGAAGATCGCATACTGAATATGCAATTGGCGGCCTATGCTGAACAATTAGGCTTGGCAATACGTTTTTGCAAACCATATTTTGATTTAGAAGGCTATTTGCAACAGCCTAACCAAACGATGATCTACGACTTGCGCCAAACAAGCTTGTCACAACAGCTTTTTGAGCAACTGCGCCGCCAAACTGCCGAACATCCAGTCATTTTATTCTGTGATCAAGATTTTAAGCTTGATCTGACGATTCCTGCGCATTGGCATTGTATGTATCAGCCGTTGAATCAAGCACGTTTGTTAAATGCACTGCAATATATCGATTCGCGCTATCAGCTGCTGCAAAAATGGCCAATTAATCAAACCAAGCAGATTTTATTTGCTGCCGATAATTTGGCTAACAGCTTATTGATTCGCGATTTCTTAAGTGAATTTGGCTGGAATGTAAACTTAGTCTACAACCAACACGATATCTATGAAGCGATTGCCAATCAACCAATTGATTTATTGATGCTCGATTTACAATTAGCTGGCGGTGATGCACTCCAGATGGTTAATACAATTCGGCGACATAAACGTTATTATGATCTGCCGATTATAGCTTTAAGCGCTTTAGCAATTCTTGATCAACCACAGCTTGCCGAGCAAGCTGATACAGTTTTATATAAGCCACTTAATTTAGTTGAACTTGAACGATTAATTAATACCCTGTGCAACCAACAAAGGAGTCTTGATCGTGAATAA
- a CDS encoding 1-acyl-sn-glycerol-3-phosphate acyltransferase, whose translation MVPLIYQIVRFVCRVLLGMRARLVVEGQEHLPATGGYILASNHVSNWDPVALSLGSPGHLIGALGKQELFELPILGRIATAVGGIPVRRGEADREALARCKAVLQSGQPLIILPEGTRSRSGELLEGKHGIIAMAQLANVPIVPAAVIGTKTLGWPWRRSTVIVRYAAPIVVDRKIKGHEGRQLALDTTMHQIASMLPPTMQGFYKQALSV comes from the coding sequence GTGGTGCCATTAATTTATCAAATTGTACGGTTTGTTTGCCGTGTGCTGTTGGGGATGCGTGCTCGTCTCGTTGTCGAAGGTCAAGAGCATCTTCCGGCGACTGGTGGCTATATTTTGGCCTCGAATCATGTGAGCAATTGGGACCCTGTGGCACTTTCCTTGGGTTCGCCTGGCCATCTGATTGGAGCACTCGGCAAGCAAGAATTGTTTGAATTGCCGATTCTTGGGCGAATTGCCACGGCGGTTGGCGGCATTCCCGTGCGGCGGGGCGAGGCTGATCGCGAGGCTTTAGCCCGTTGTAAAGCCGTCTTGCAATCTGGTCAACCATTAATTATTTTGCCTGAAGGTACGCGTTCGCGTTCTGGCGAGCTTTTAGAAGGCAAACATGGCATTATTGCTATGGCCCAACTGGCGAATGTGCCGATTGTGCCCGCCGCTGTGATTGGCACTAAAACGCTTGGTTGGCCATGGCGACGCTCGACGGTGATTGTGCGTTATGCTGCGCCAATTGTGGTTGATCGGAAAATCAAGGGCCACGAAGGCCGCCAACTCGCCTTGGATACGACCATGCATCAAATTGCCTCGATGCTGCCGCCAACCATGCAAGGTTTCTACAAACAAGCTTTGAGCGTCTAA
- a CDS encoding DnaJ domain-containing protein codes for MYDFEQLDSYELLGVTRSAPPEEIKRAYRQEIAKYHPDRWSSASPNEQEYARKRASAITEAYSLTQKDKPVRRATPSAAATPEPVGNPERLAQLYEHGRSLLSANDFAGAANIFRQIQNADPFYRDSADLLYRAEFALKRNQPAKAKRPVNKKAVAIIGGSVGVAALVGAVWFFGGSNTNATNPNATATALIAAELPTITVEGEVASNPTATSDEGVVVEPTFEPTLEATSEPTIEPTLEPSPTSEPTIEPTLEPSPTSEPTAAPSNTPAPLPDDLSGPILVTDNLDGGTWPIGNGGNWNFEFINGRYHMTMVAGVGSVWSFGPALPAQNVVLAADVEAVSGSGGLMMGFIDGNNYYRFIIAADGTWAFQQRFAAQTTLLASGSGLGPGRLVIAQRGAVTHLYWNDTYLGEVVLPAFPGGAYGFVLAGNSSADVYFDNLRLRALP; via the coding sequence GTGTACGATTTTGAACAGCTTGACTCCTATGAACTGCTTGGCGTGACGCGAAGTGCTCCGCCAGAGGAAATCAAACGGGCGTATCGCCAAGAAATTGCTAAATATCACCCTGATCGTTGGAGCAGTGCCAGCCCCAACGAACAAGAATATGCCCGCAAACGAGCTTCAGCGATTACCGAAGCCTATAGTTTGACCCAAAAAGACAAGCCTGTTCGGCGGGCAACTCCGAGCGCAGCGGCAACTCCTGAGCCAGTTGGTAATCCTGAGCGGTTGGCTCAGCTTTACGAACATGGCCGTAGTTTGCTGAGCGCCAATGATTTTGCTGGTGCTGCTAATATTTTTCGTCAAATTCAAAATGCTGATCCTTTTTATCGTGATAGCGCCGATTTGCTCTATCGCGCTGAATTTGCATTAAAACGCAACCAACCTGCCAAAGCCAAACGCCCAGTCAACAAAAAGGCCGTGGCGATTATTGGCGGTAGTGTTGGCGTTGCGGCCTTGGTTGGGGCTGTTTGGTTTTTTGGTGGTTCAAATACCAACGCAACCAACCCCAATGCGACAGCAACTGCATTAATCGCTGCTGAGCTACCAACTATCACGGTTGAGGGCGAGGTTGCCAGCAACCCAACTGCAACAAGTGATGAAGGGGTTGTGGTTGAACCAACGTTTGAGCCAACGCTTGAGGCGACCAGCGAGCCGACTATTGAGCCAACCCTCGAACCCAGCCCGACCAGCGAGCCGACTATTGAGCCAACCCTCGAACCCAGCCCAACCAGCGAACCAACTGCTGCGCCAAGCAATACGCCTGCTCCCTTACCAGACGATCTGAGTGGGCCGATTCTTGTCACTGATAATTTGGATGGCGGGACATGGCCAATTGGCAATGGTGGCAACTGGAATTTTGAATTTATCAATGGCCGCTACCATATGACGATGGTTGCGGGGGTTGGCTCGGTTTGGTCGTTTGGCCCAGCTTTACCTGCCCAAAATGTCGTTTTGGCTGCTGATGTTGAGGCGGTCAGTGGCAGTGGCGGCTTGATGATGGGCTTTATCGATGGCAATAATTACTATCGCTTTATTATTGCCGCCGATGGAACATGGGCTTTTCAACAACGCTTTGCAGCTCAGACCACGCTCTTGGCTTCTGGTTCAGGCCTCGGCCCTGGTCGCTTGGTGATTGCCCAGCGTGGTGCGGTGACCCATCTCTATTGGAATGATACCTATCTTGGAGAAGTTGTTTTGCCAGCGTTCCCGGGTGGAGCGTATGGTTTTGTGTTAGCTGGCAACAGTAGTGCCGATGTCTACTTTGATAACTTACGACTTCGTGCTTTGCCCTAG
- a CDS encoding ABC transporter ATP-binding protein, whose product MPKILINLDHVTKSFQEAGQARLVLRDINAQIQQGEVIALLGRSGSGKSTLLNILSGIDAPSSGRITINDIELGQLNEHQRTLFRRQNIGFVFQFFNLIPTLSVEENVLLPLELAGRLTAAQRERAYELLRRVHLFDRRHVYPDKLSGGEQQRIAIARALAHDPLLILADEPTGNLDATTGQEVLNLLDEMSRQAGKTLLMVTHSLEVARRADRVLSMVDGQLVEHSLAEVEL is encoded by the coding sequence ATGCCAAAAATATTAATTAATCTTGACCATGTTACAAAATCGTTTCAAGAAGCGGGCCAAGCGCGGCTGGTGCTGCGCGATATCAACGCTCAAATTCAGCAGGGCGAAGTGATTGCCTTGCTTGGGCGTTCTGGTTCGGGTAAATCGACCTTGCTGAATATTTTAAGTGGCATCGATGCGCCAAGTTCAGGCCGAATTACGATTAACGACATTGAGCTAGGCCAGCTCAACGAGCATCAGCGCACGCTATTTCGACGGCAAAACATTGGCTTCGTCTTCCAATTTTTCAATTTGATTCCAACCCTCAGCGTCGAAGAAAATGTGCTGCTACCGCTGGAATTAGCAGGTCGATTAACTGCTGCTCAACGTGAACGCGCCTATGAATTGCTGCGCCGCGTGCATCTCTTTGATCGTCGCCATGTTTACCCCGATAAGCTTTCGGGCGGCGAACAACAACGAATTGCGATTGCCCGTGCATTGGCTCACGACCCACTGCTGATTCTCGCCGACGAACCAACTGGTAATTTGGATGCCACAACCGGCCAAGAAGTGCTGAATTTGCTTGATGAGATGAGCCGCCAAGCTGGCAAAACCCTGTTGATGGTCACCCACTCGCTCGAAGTGGCTCGTCGCGCCGATCGGGTATTGAGCATGGTCGATGGGCAGTTGGTCGAACATAGCTTGGCTGAGGTCGAACTATGA
- a CDS encoding FtsX-like permease family protein — protein MKLLYRSSLRYLLRHPAQVLLAILGVALGVAVVIAIDLANGSAQRAFMLSTESVTGKTTDQILAGQNGLPSDLYAQLRTELGLSAVAPVVDRTISLPNQPGRSFRLFGIDPFAEQPFRPYLATLFNNQTDLQALLTEPNTGLISAQTAQTLALTVGQTLETRIDGQRRNITIIGLIAGGDQLSQEALADLILVDIATAQELVGQPDRISRIDLILPEEQRSAILEQIKPLLPVDATLTTPAARSETLQQMTRAFELNLQALSLLALIVGVFLIYNTMTFSVVQRRGLFGILRSLGVTRRELFSQILIEAAVIGTIGAILGVLLGIVLGRGLVRLVTQTINDLYFSVNVQNIAIDNIQLIKGFGLGLGATLIAASIPALEAMFSPPRTVLRRSSIEERIQRIVPRLTLAGLGLAGLGVALLQIPSRSLFLSFSAMFGVIIGCALFTPFVTLQMMRLLQIPLNRMFGLLGKMAARDVVAALSRTGVAIAALMVAVSVTVGAGTMIGSFRTTVVRWLDQSLQADVFVSAPSLSANRADTPIDLRLVEQIDQLPSVASMTTLLNLRVESELGPVQLAVANYQDSSLSRRALSFITDAEQAWQGFAEQGQVWVSEPFSYRYGRGLGDNITLQTERGPQQFTIAGVYYDYASDQGYISMNRRDFAKYWDVDTVHSITIWLAENADSATTISQIQALAAPIQDLKVQSNQALRQSTLEIFDRTFAITAVLQLLATIVAFIGILSALMALQLERSRELGVLRANGMTPRQLWLSVLSQTGLMGLTAGLLALPVGLILAVVLVYVINKRSFGWTMQLILDPNLLLQALIVAVVAALLAGLYPAWKMGRTSPALALREE, from the coding sequence ATGAAGTTGCTCTATCGCAGTAGTTTGCGTTATTTACTACGCCACCCCGCCCAGGTTTTGCTGGCAATTTTAGGTGTGGCCTTAGGCGTGGCGGTGGTGATCGCGATTGATTTAGCCAATGGCAGTGCCCAACGCGCCTTTATGCTTTCCACCGAGAGCGTCACTGGCAAAACCACCGATCAAATTCTGGCTGGGCAAAATGGCTTACCCAGCGATTTATACGCTCAGTTGCGCACTGAATTAGGCTTATCAGCGGTCGCGCCAGTGGTTGATCGCACAATCAGTCTGCCCAATCAGCCAGGCCGTTCATTTCGTTTATTCGGCATCGACCCATTTGCCGAACAGCCGTTTCGACCCTATTTGGCAACGCTCTTCAATAACCAGACCGATCTGCAAGCGCTGCTGACTGAGCCAAATACTGGCTTGATTTCGGCGCAAACTGCCCAAACTCTTGCTTTGACCGTCGGCCAAACCCTTGAAACGCGGATCGACGGCCAGCGCCGCAACATTACGATTATTGGGTTGATCGCTGGAGGCGATCAATTAAGTCAAGAAGCCTTGGCCGATTTGATTTTAGTTGATATTGCGACCGCGCAGGAGTTAGTTGGACAGCCGGATCGGATTAGTCGCATCGATTTGATTTTGCCCGAAGAGCAACGCAGCGCAATCCTTGAGCAAATCAAGCCGTTGTTGCCTGTTGATGCGACCCTGACGACTCCCGCCGCCCGCAGCGAAACCCTGCAACAGATGACCCGCGCCTTTGAACTCAATTTACAAGCGCTCAGTTTATTGGCCTTGATCGTCGGGGTTTTCCTGATTTACAACACCATGACTTTTTCGGTGGTGCAGCGGCGTGGTTTATTTGGCATTTTGCGCTCGTTGGGCGTGACACGGCGCGAACTATTCAGCCAAATTCTGATCGAGGCCGCCGTGATTGGCACCATCGGGGCAATTCTCGGGGTGCTATTGGGCATTGTGCTTGGTCGTGGTTTGGTGCGGCTGGTCACTCAAACGATCAACGATCTCTATTTCAGTGTCAATGTGCAAAATATAGCGATTGACAACATCCAATTAATCAAAGGCTTTGGGCTGGGTTTAGGTGCAACCTTGATTGCCGCCAGCATTCCAGCGCTTGAAGCCATGTTCTCGCCGCCGCGCACGGTGCTGCGACGTTCCTCAATCGAAGAACGAATTCAACGGATTGTGCCCCGCTTGACCTTGGCAGGTTTAGGTTTAGCAGGTTTGGGCGTGGCTTTGCTGCAAATTCCATCGCGCAGCTTGTTCCTCAGTTTTTCAGCCATGTTTGGGGTGATCATTGGCTGTGCCTTGTTCACGCCATTTGTCACTTTGCAGATGATGCGGCTATTGCAAATTCCACTCAATCGCATGTTTGGCTTGCTTGGTAAGATGGCTGCCCGTGATGTGGTTGCCGCCTTGAGCCGCACAGGCGTGGCAATTGCCGCCTTGATGGTTGCGGTTTCAGTCACGGTTGGCGCTGGCACGATGATTGGCTCGTTTCGGACAACGGTCGTGCGCTGGCTTGATCAATCGTTGCAGGCCGATGTGTTTGTGTCGGCTCCGAGTTTGAGCGCTAATCGTGCTGACACCCCGATTGATCTGCGCTTAGTAGAACAAATCGATCAACTACCCAGCGTTGCCTCGATGACAACCTTGCTGAACTTACGAGTCGAAAGTGAGCTTGGGCCAGTTCAATTAGCCGTCGCCAATTATCAAGATTCAAGTTTGAGTCGGCGGGCTTTGAGCTTTATCACCGATGCTGAGCAGGCTTGGCAAGGCTTCGCCGAGCAAGGCCAAGTTTGGGTTTCCGAGCCATTTAGCTATCGCTATGGCCGAGGGCTGGGCGATAACATCACCTTACAAACCGAACGCGGCCCACAGCAATTTACGATCGCCGGCGTGTACTACGATTATGCCTCGGATCAAGGCTACATCTCCATGAATCGGCGTGATTTTGCCAAATATTGGGATGTTGATACGGTGCATTCTATCACAATTTGGCTGGCTGAGAACGCTGATAGTGCCACGACGATCAGTCAAATTCAGGCCTTAGCTGCGCCAATTCAAGATTTAAAGGTGCAATCGAACCAAGCTTTACGCCAAAGCACCTTGGAGATTTTCGACCGCACCTTTGCGATCACAGCGGTTTTGCAGTTATTGGCCACAATTGTTGCCTTTATCGGCATTTTAAGCGCCTTAATGGCCTTACAATTAGAACGAAGCCGCGAACTTGGAGTTTTACGCGCCAATGGCATGACCCCACGCCAATTGTGGTTGAGTGTGCTCAGCCAAACTGGTTTAATGGGGCTAACCGCTGGATTATTGGCCTTGCCAGTCGGCTTGATTTTAGCAGTCGTGCTGGTGTATGTGATCAATAAACGATCATTTGGCTGGACGATGCAGCTGATTCTCGATCCCAACTTATTGCTGCAAGCCTTGATTGTAGCAGTTGTGGCAGCACTGTTGGCAGGTTTGTATCCAGCGTGGAAAATGGGGCGTACCTCGCCAGCGTTGGCGTTGCGGGAAGAATAG